The following coding sequences lie in one Cronobacter universalis NCTC 9529 genomic window:
- a CDS encoding RamA family antibiotic efflux transcriptional regulator: MELPAQVIETLTDWIDDNLHKPLRIDDIARHAGYSKWHLQRLFHHHKGESIGRYIREKKLRLAAQDLRATNDRVLDISMKYGFDSQQTFTRLFTRKFQMSPGTWRKQGDAPTNH; the protein is encoded by the coding sequence ATGGAACTTCCCGCTCAGGTTATTGAAACGCTGACCGACTGGATTGACGACAACCTTCACAAGCCGTTGCGCATTGATGATATTGCGCGCCACGCGGGCTATTCGAAGTGGCACCTGCAGCGGCTTTTCCATCACCACAAAGGGGAGAGCATCGGGCGCTATATCCGTGAGAAAAAGCTGCGGCTGGCGGCGCAGGATCTGCGGGCCACCAACGACCGCGTGCTGGATATCTCAATGAAATATGGGTTCGACTCTCAGCAAACTTTCACCAGGCTGTTCACGCGTAAATTTCAGATGTCGCCGGGCACCTGGCGCAAACAGGGTGACGCCCCGACGAACCACTGA
- a CDS encoding YfbU family protein, which yields MEMTHAQRLILSNQYKMMTLLDPENGERYRRLQTIIERGYGLQMRELDRDFGELSEETCRTVIDVMEMYHALQVSRANMKDGHTIDERRVTFLGFDAATEARFLGYVRFLVNTEGRYTHFDAGTHGFNAQTPMWEKYQRMLKVWQACPRQYHLCANEIMQIINA from the coding sequence ATGGAAATGACCCATGCCCAGCGTCTTATTCTCTCCAACCAGTACAAAATGATGACCCTGCTCGATCCGGAAAATGGCGAGCGCTATCGCCGCCTGCAAACTATTATCGAGCGCGGCTACGGGTTACAGATGCGCGAACTCGACCGCGATTTCGGCGAGCTCAGCGAAGAAACCTGCCGCACTGTCATCGACGTCATGGAGATGTATCACGCCCTCCAGGTCTCCAGAGCCAATATGAAAGACGGCCATACCATCGATGAGCGTCGCGTTACCTTTTTAGGCTTCGACGCGGCCACCGAAGCGCGCTTTCTGGGTTACGTGCGGTTTCTGGTCAATACCGAAGGGCGCTATACCCATTTCGACGCCGGCACGCACGGCTTTAACGCGCAAACCCCGATGTGGGAGAAATATCAACGGATGCTGAAAGTGTGGCAGGCGTGCCCGCGTCAGTATCATTTGTGCGCCAACGAAATTATGCAAATTATTAACGCCTGA
- a CDS encoding sugar phosphatase, whose protein sequence is MECKGFLFDLDGTLVDSLPAVERAWCHWADRFGIAHDEVLGFIHGKQAITSLRHFMAGHSEDEIMAEFHRLEQIEASDTEGIVALPGALALLNYLNDARIPWAIVTSGSMPVASARRGATGLPEPEVFVTAERVKRGKPEPDAYLLGAELLGLAPHECAVVEDAPAGILSGLAAGCPVIAANPPADTPRLDEAALVIKTLDELVLEKGADGWVSVKKRP, encoded by the coding sequence GTGGAATGTAAAGGGTTTTTGTTCGATCTTGACGGTACGCTGGTGGATTCTCTGCCTGCTGTTGAACGTGCCTGGTGTCACTGGGCGGATCGCTTTGGCATCGCGCATGACGAGGTGCTGGGCTTTATTCACGGTAAGCAGGCGATCACGTCGCTGCGCCACTTTATGGCGGGACACAGCGAAGACGAGATCATGGCGGAGTTTCATCGTCTGGAACAAATAGAAGCGAGCGATACCGAGGGCATCGTCGCGCTGCCGGGAGCGCTGGCGCTGCTGAACTATCTGAACGATGCCCGCATTCCCTGGGCCATTGTGACCTCAGGCTCCATGCCGGTCGCCTCGGCGCGTCGCGGCGCGACGGGGTTGCCGGAGCCCGAAGTGTTCGTTACCGCTGAGCGCGTGAAGCGCGGCAAACCTGAGCCGGATGCCTATCTGCTCGGCGCTGAGCTGCTGGGTCTGGCGCCTCACGAGTGCGCCGTCGTGGAAGACGCGCCGGCGGGTATTCTCTCCGGTCTTGCGGCGGGTTGCCCGGTGATTGCCGCCAATCCGCCAGCCGATACGCCGCGTCTTGACGAGGCGGCGCTGGTGATTAAAACCCTTGACGAGCTGGTTCTGGAAAAAGGGGCGGACGGCTGGGTAAGCGTTAAAAAGCGGCCGTAA
- the yfbV gene encoding terminus macrodomain insulation protein YfbV yields the protein MSTPENRPVSFFSLFRRGQHYSKTWPIDKRLAPVFVENRVIRATRFAIRIMPPVAVFTLCWQIALGGQLGPAVATALFALSMPMQGLWWLGKRSVTPLPPGTLSWFYEVRTKLQEAGQALAPVEGKPDYQALADTLKRAFKQLDKTFLDDL from the coding sequence ATGTCGACACCTGAAAATCGCCCCGTGAGCTTTTTTAGCCTGTTTCGTCGTGGGCAACACTACTCAAAGACCTGGCCGATTGATAAACGTCTGGCGCCGGTCTTTGTCGAAAACCGCGTGATTCGCGCCACGCGCTTCGCGATCCGCATCATGCCGCCCGTCGCCGTGTTTACGCTCTGCTGGCAGATTGCGCTCGGCGGCCAGCTTGGGCCCGCCGTCGCCACGGCGCTGTTCGCGCTGAGTATGCCGATGCAGGGCCTGTGGTGGCTCGGCAAGCGCTCCGTCACGCCTCTGCCCCCCGGCACGCTGAGCTGGTTTTATGAAGTCCGCACCAAATTGCAGGAGGCGGGGCAGGCGCTCGCGCCGGTGGAAGGCAAGCCTGATTATCAGGCGCTGGCCGACACCCTGAAACGTGCGTTTAAGCAACTTGATAAAACTTTTCTTGATGACTTGTAA
- a CDS encoding DUF1158 domain-containing protein: MKHPLETLITAGGILLLAFLSCLLLPAPRLTLTLAQHLMTMFHLVDLNQLYTIIFCIWFLLLGAVEYYVIRFIWRRWFSLERA, translated from the coding sequence ATGAAGCATCCTCTTGAAACGCTGATCACCGCTGGCGGCATTCTGCTGCTGGCGTTTCTCTCCTGCCTGCTGCTGCCGGCGCCGAGACTTACGCTGACGCTGGCGCAACACCTGATGACAATGTTCCATCTGGTCGATCTTAACCAGCTCTATACCATTATTTTCTGCATCTGGTTTTTACTGCTCGGCGCGGTGGAGTATTACGTGATTCGCTTTATATGGCGGCGCTGGTTTTCGCTGGAGCGTGCATAA
- the alaA gene encoding alanine transaminase AlaA: MSPIEKSSKLDNVCYDIRGPVLKEAKRLEEEGQKVLKLNIGNPAPFGFDAPDEILVDVIRNLPTAQGYCDSKGLYSARKAIMQHYQARDMRDVTVEDIYIGNGVSELIVQAMQALLNTGDEMLVPAPDYPLWTAAVSLSGGKAVHYLCDESSDWFPDLDDIRAKITPRTRGIVIINPNNPTGAVYSKALLLDIVEIARQHNLIIFADEIYDKILYDDAQHHSIAALAPDLLTVTFNGLSKTYRVAGFRQGWMVLNGPKKHAKGYIEGLEMLASMRLCANVPAQHAIQTALGGYQSISEFIVPGGRLYEQRNRAWELINEIPGVSCVKPRGALYMFPKIDAKRFTIHDDQKMVLDFLLQEKVLLVQGTAFNWPWPDHVRIVTLPRIDELDLAITKLGRFLSGYHQ; the protein is encoded by the coding sequence ATGTCGCCCATCGAAAAATCCAGTAAGCTCGACAATGTCTGCTATGACATCCGCGGCCCGGTGCTTAAAGAGGCCAAACGCCTCGAAGAGGAAGGTCAAAAAGTTCTTAAGCTGAATATCGGCAACCCGGCGCCTTTCGGCTTTGACGCCCCCGACGAAATTCTTGTGGATGTCATCCGCAATCTTCCAACCGCGCAGGGCTACTGCGACTCCAAAGGGCTCTATTCCGCCCGTAAAGCTATCATGCAGCACTACCAGGCGCGCGACATGCGCGATGTGACGGTAGAAGATATTTATATCGGCAACGGCGTGTCAGAACTTATCGTTCAGGCGATGCAGGCGTTGCTGAATACCGGCGACGAGATGCTGGTGCCCGCGCCCGATTACCCGCTGTGGACGGCGGCGGTGTCGCTCTCCGGGGGCAAAGCGGTGCACTATCTTTGCGATGAATCTTCAGACTGGTTCCCGGATCTCGACGACATTCGCGCCAAAATCACGCCGCGCACCCGCGGAATTGTCATTATTAACCCGAACAACCCGACCGGCGCGGTCTATTCGAAAGCACTGCTGCTGGACATCGTTGAGATTGCCCGCCAGCACAATCTCATTATTTTCGCCGACGAAATTTACGACAAGATCCTCTACGACGACGCCCAGCACCACTCGATCGCCGCGCTGGCGCCGGATCTGCTCACCGTCACTTTTAACGGCCTCTCCAAAACCTACCGCGTGGCGGGTTTCCGCCAGGGCTGGATGGTGCTGAACGGGCCGAAAAAACACGCCAAAGGGTATATCGAAGGGCTGGAAATGCTCGCTTCAATGCGCCTGTGCGCGAATGTTCCCGCGCAGCACGCCATTCAGACGGCGCTTGGCGGTTACCAGAGCATCAGCGAATTTATCGTGCCCGGCGGGCGGCTCTATGAGCAGCGCAACCGCGCCTGGGAGCTAATCAATGAGATCCCGGGCGTCAGCTGCGTAAAACCGCGCGGCGCGCTCTATATGTTCCCGAAGATCGACGCGAAGCGTTTTACTATTCACGACGATCAGAAAATGGTGCTTGATTTCCTGCTTCAGGAAAAAGTGCTGCTGGTTCAGGGCACCGCATTCAACTGGCCGTGGCCGGACCATGTACGTATCGTGACGCTGCCGCGCATCGACGAGCTCGATCTTGCCATCACTAAGCTGGGCCGCTTCCTTTCCGGCTACCATCAGTAA
- the ackA gene encoding acetate kinase — MSSKLVLVLNCGSSSLKFAIIDALNGEEYLSGLAECFHLPEARIKWKMDGGKQEAALGAGAAHSEALNFIVNTILAQKPELSAQLTAIGHRIVHGGEKYTSSVVIDETVIQGIKDSASFAPLHNPAHLIGIAEALKSFPHLADKNVAVFDTAFHQTMPEESYLYALPYKLYKEHGIRRYGAHGTSHFYVTQEAAKMLNKPVEEVNIITCHLGNGGSVSAIRNGKCVDTSMGLTPLEGLVMGTRSGDIDPAIVFHLHDALGMSVDDINKLLTKESGLLGLTEVTSDCRYVEDNYATKEDAKRAMDVYCHRLAKYIGSYTALMEGRLDAVVFTGGIGENAAMVRELSLGKLGVLGFEVDHERNLAARFGKSGFINKEGTTLAMVIPTNEELVIAQDACRLTA, encoded by the coding sequence ATGTCGAGTAAGTTAGTACTGGTTCTCAACTGCGGTAGCTCCTCACTGAAATTTGCCATCATCGATGCACTGAACGGTGAAGAGTACCTGTCCGGTCTGGCCGAATGTTTCCATCTTCCTGAAGCGCGTATCAAATGGAAAATGGATGGCGGCAAACAAGAAGCGGCGCTTGGCGCCGGTGCGGCTCACAGCGAAGCGCTGAACTTCATCGTTAATACTATTCTGGCACAAAAACCAGAGCTGTCTGCACAGCTGACTGCGATTGGTCATCGTATCGTGCACGGTGGCGAAAAGTATACCAGTTCCGTGGTCATTGATGAGACTGTTATTCAGGGCATCAAAGATTCCGCCTCCTTCGCGCCGCTGCACAACCCGGCTCACCTGATCGGTATCGCCGAAGCGCTGAAATCCTTCCCGCACCTGGCGGATAAAAACGTGGCCGTCTTCGACACCGCGTTCCATCAGACCATGCCGGAAGAGTCTTACCTCTATGCCCTGCCGTACAAACTGTACAAAGAACACGGCATCCGTCGCTACGGCGCGCACGGCACCAGCCACTTCTATGTGACGCAGGAAGCCGCGAAAATGCTGAACAAGCCGGTGGAAGAAGTGAACATCATCACTTGCCACCTGGGCAACGGCGGTTCTGTTTCCGCTATCCGTAACGGCAAATGCGTTGACACCTCCATGGGTCTGACCCCGCTGGAAGGTCTGGTCATGGGCACCCGCTCCGGCGACATCGACCCGGCTATCGTCTTCCATCTGCACGACGCGCTGGGCATGAGCGTTGATGACATCAACAAACTGCTGACCAAAGAGTCCGGCCTGCTGGGCCTGACCGAAGTGACCAGCGACTGCCGCTATGTTGAAGACAACTACGCGACCAAAGAAGACGCGAAGCGCGCGATGGACGTTTACTGCCACCGTCTGGCGAAATACATCGGCTCCTACACCGCGCTGATGGAAGGTCGTCTGGACGCGGTCGTCTTCACCGGCGGCATCGGCGAGAACGCGGCGATGGTTCGCGAACTCTCCCTCGGCAAGCTGGGCGTGCTGGGCTTCGAGGTTGACCACGAGCGCAACCTGGCCGCGCGTTTCGGCAAATCCGGCTTCATCAACAAAGAAGGCACCACCCTCGCGATGGTCATTCCGACCAACGAAGAACTGGTTATCGCGCAGGACGCCTGCCGCCTGACCGCCTGA
- the yfbR gene encoding 5'-deoxynucleotidase, producing the protein MSQSHFFAYLSRLKLINRWPLMRNVRTENVSEHSLQVAMVAHALAVIKNRKFQGNVNPERIALLAMYHDASEVLTGDLPTPVKYFNSQIAHEYKAIEKIAQQKLIAMVPEELQDIFAPLLDEHHYTEDEKSLVKQADALCAYLKCLEELSAGNNEFLLAKSRLEKTLAQRHSAEMDYFMQVFVPSFHLSLDEISQDSPL; encoded by the coding sequence ATGAGTCAGAGTCATTTTTTCGCCTACCTTTCCCGCCTCAAGTTAATCAACCGCTGGCCGCTGATGCGCAATGTGCGCACTGAAAATGTCTCTGAACACAGTCTGCAGGTGGCGATGGTCGCTCATGCGCTCGCGGTCATTAAAAACCGCAAGTTTCAGGGCAACGTCAATCCCGAGCGTATCGCGCTGCTGGCGATGTACCACGACGCCAGCGAAGTGCTGACGGGCGATCTGCCTACCCCGGTGAAATATTTCAACTCCCAGATAGCCCACGAATATAAGGCCATCGAGAAAATCGCCCAGCAGAAGCTGATTGCGATGGTGCCGGAAGAGTTGCAGGACATTTTCGCCCCGCTGCTTGATGAACATCACTACACGGAAGATGAAAAATCGCTGGTGAAACAGGCGGACGCGCTGTGCGCTTACCTGAAATGTCTGGAAGAGCTTTCGGCGGGCAATAATGAATTCCTGCTCGCCAAAAGCCGTCTGGAAAAAACGCTGGCGCAGCGGCACAGCGCCGAAATGGACTATTTTATGCAGGTCTTTGTGCCGAGCTTCCATCTTTCCTTAGATGAAATCAGCCAGGACTCCCCGCTCTGA
- a CDS encoding SLC13 family permease, whose translation MNGELIWVLALLGVAVLLFATGKIRMDAVALLVIVAFILSGTLTVNEAFAGFSDPNVILIAALFVIGDGLVRTGVATKMGAWLVQMAGSSETRMLVLLMLTVAGLGAFMSSTGVVAIFIPVVISVCARMKIAPSRLMMPLSFAGLISGMMTLVATPPNLVVNSELLREGHPGFGFFSVTPVGLAILVLGILYMLVMRFMLGSGDSREKPQAWSRRTFRDFIRDYHLTGRARRLAIRPGSPLIGHRLDDLKLRERYGANVIGVERWRRFRRVIVDVNGVTEFRARDVLLIDISASDIDLRQFCSEQQLEPMILRGDYFSDQALDVGMAELSLTPEGTMAGKTVRELNFRSRYGLNVVGIKRQGKALPGAIVDEPLELGDLLLVVGTWKLISQLGQKSRDVVVLNLPVEESDASPAHSQAPHAIFCLALMVAMMLTDEIPNPVAAIIACLLMGKFRCINPESAWKAIHWPSIILIVGMMPFAQALQKTGGVSLIVDGLMRIGGGYGPHMMLGCLFIMCAVIGLFISNTATAVLMAPIALAAAKTMGVSPYPFAMGVAMAASAAFMTPVSSPVNTLVLGPGNYRFSDFVKTGVPFTLIVMAVCVLLIPVLFPF comes from the coding sequence GTGAATGGTGAATTAATCTGGGTGCTGGCTCTGCTCGGCGTGGCGGTCTTACTCTTCGCCACCGGGAAAATCCGTATGGATGCCGTCGCGCTGCTGGTGATTGTGGCGTTCATCCTTAGCGGTACGCTAACCGTTAATGAAGCGTTTGCAGGTTTCAGCGATCCCAACGTCATTCTTATCGCCGCGCTGTTTGTGATTGGCGACGGGCTGGTGCGCACCGGCGTCGCGACCAAAATGGGCGCCTGGTTGGTGCAGATGGCGGGCAGCAGCGAAACCCGTATGTTAGTGCTCCTGATGCTGACCGTCGCCGGGCTGGGGGCGTTTATGAGCTCCACCGGCGTGGTGGCGATATTTATTCCGGTGGTGATAAGCGTTTGCGCGCGGATGAAAATCGCGCCGTCGCGGCTGATGATGCCGTTAAGCTTCGCCGGGCTTATCAGCGGCATGATGACCCTGGTGGCGACGCCGCCAAATCTGGTCGTTAACAGCGAACTGCTGCGCGAAGGGCATCCGGGCTTTGGGTTTTTCAGCGTGACGCCCGTGGGGCTCGCCATTCTCGTGCTGGGCATTCTTTATATGCTGGTGATGCGCTTTATGCTCGGCTCCGGTGACAGCCGCGAGAAGCCGCAGGCGTGGAGCCGTCGCACCTTTCGCGATTTTATCCGCGATTATCATCTCACCGGCCGGGCGCGCCGCCTGGCGATTCGTCCCGGTTCGCCGCTTATCGGTCATCGCCTTGACGATCTTAAACTGCGCGAGCGCTACGGCGCGAACGTCATCGGCGTCGAACGCTGGCGCCGTTTTCGCCGTGTCATTGTGGATGTTAACGGCGTGACGGAGTTTCGGGCGCGGGACGTATTGCTGATAGATATTTCCGCGTCTGATATCGATTTGCGCCAGTTTTGCAGCGAGCAGCAGCTGGAGCCGATGATTCTGCGCGGCGACTATTTTTCCGATCAGGCGCTGGATGTCGGTATGGCCGAGCTCTCGCTGACGCCGGAAGGCACGATGGCCGGCAAAACGGTCCGTGAGCTAAATTTCCGTAGCCGCTACGGGCTGAATGTCGTCGGCATTAAACGCCAGGGTAAAGCGTTACCGGGCGCTATCGTGGATGAGCCGCTGGAGCTTGGCGATTTACTTTTAGTGGTCGGTACCTGGAAGCTCATCAGCCAGCTCGGACAGAAAAGCCGCGATGTGGTGGTGCTGAACCTGCCGGTGGAGGAGAGCGACGCTTCGCCCGCCCACAGCCAGGCGCCGCACGCTATCTTCTGCCTGGCGCTGATGGTGGCGATGATGCTGACGGATGAAATTCCGAATCCCGTCGCTGCGATTATAGCGTGCCTGCTGATGGGCAAATTTCGCTGTATCAACCCGGAAAGCGCCTGGAAAGCTATTCACTGGCCAAGCATTATTCTTATTGTCGGGATGATGCCATTCGCGCAGGCGCTGCAAAAAACCGGCGGGGTTTCGCTTATCGTCGACGGCCTGATGCGCATCGGCGGCGGCTATGGCCCACATATGATGCTCGGCTGCCTGTTTATCATGTGTGCCGTTATTGGGCTGTTTATCTCCAATACCGCGACGGCCGTGTTGATGGCGCCGATCGCGCTGGCGGCGGCGAAAACCATGGGCGTGTCGCCGTATCCGTTCGCGATGGGCGTGGCGATGGCGGCGTCAGCGGCCTTTATGACGCCGGTGTCGTCGCCGGTCAATACGCTGGTGCTGGGGCCAGGGAATTACCGCTTCAGCGATTTCGTGAAAACCGGCGTGCCGTTCACGCTTATCGTGATGGCGGTCTGTGTACTGTTAATCCCTGTGCTGTTCCCGTTCTGA
- the lrhA gene encoding transcriptional regulator LrhA, giving the protein MINANRPILNLDLDLLRTFVAVADLNTFAAAAAAVCRTQSAVSQQMQRLEQLVGKELFARHGRNKLLTEHGIQLLGYARKILRFNDEACTSLMYSNLQGILTIGASDESADTILPYLLNRISSVYPKLAIDVRVQRNPYIIEMLNQQEIDLVVTTHQPENLDSLVLRTSPTLWYCAADYTLHKNEAVPLVMLDEPSPHRDVIIEQLNAANVPWRISYVASTLPAVRAAVKAGLGITARPVEMMSPELRVLGTSDGLPVLPETQYMLCRNTNSKNEMAEIIFQAMESHYQPWRYSAALEGGDDTLLVQGDLE; this is encoded by the coding sequence ATGATTAACGCAAATCGTCCGATCTTAAACCTCGACCTCGATCTGCTGAGAACGTTTGTCGCAGTCGCCGATCTGAATACGTTTGCCGCTGCGGCGGCAGCGGTATGCCGTACGCAGTCGGCCGTCAGCCAGCAGATGCAGCGCCTGGAGCAACTGGTCGGTAAAGAGCTTTTTGCCCGCCACGGGCGTAATAAACTCTTAACCGAACACGGCATCCAGTTGCTGGGTTACGCACGAAAAATTTTGCGCTTCAACGATGAAGCATGCACTTCGCTAATGTATAGCAATTTGCAGGGCATTCTGACCATTGGCGCTTCTGACGAATCGGCGGATACCATCCTGCCGTACCTTCTCAACCGCATTAGTTCAGTCTATCCGAAACTGGCGATTGATGTACGCGTTCAGCGTAACCCGTACATTATCGAAATGCTCAACCAGCAGGAGATAGACCTGGTCGTCACCACGCATCAGCCGGAGAATCTGGATTCGCTGGTGCTGCGTACGTCGCCGACGCTCTGGTATTGCGCGGCGGATTATACGCTGCATAAAAATGAAGCGGTGCCGCTGGTGATGCTTGATGAGCCGAGCCCGCACCGCGACGTCATCATTGAGCAGCTTAACGCGGCGAACGTGCCGTGGCGTATCTCTTACGTCGCTTCCACGCTGCCTGCGGTGCGCGCCGCCGTGAAAGCGGGCCTTGGCATTACCGCGCGCCCGGTGGAGATGATGAGTCCTGAACTGCGCGTGCTGGGCACGTCAGACGGTCTGCCTGTGCTGCCGGAGACGCAGTATATGCTGTGTCGCAACACCAACAGCAAAAACGAAATGGCGGAAATCATCTTCCAGG
- the pta gene encoding phosphate acetyltransferase yields MSRIIMLIPTGTSVGLTSVSLGVIRAMERKGVRLSVFKPIAQPRTGGDTPDQTTTIVRANTNLPAAEPLRMSHVESLLSSNQKDVLMEEIIARFHENTKDAEVVLVEGLVPTRKHQFAQSLNYEIAKTLNAEIVFVMSQGTDTPEQLKERIELTRSSFGGSKNANITGVIVNKLNAPVDEQGRTRPDLSEIFDDSTKAKIINIDAQHLQAISPLPVLGAVPWSFDLIATRAIDMARHLNATIVNEGDIKTRRVKSVTFCARSIPHMLEHFRPGSLLVTSADRPDVLVAACLAAMNGVEIGAILLTGGYEMDERISKLCERAFATGLPVFMVNTNTWQTSLSLQSFNLEVPADDHERIEKVQEYVASHVSAEWIDSLTATSERSRRLSPPAFRYQLTELARKAGKRVVLPEGDEPRTVKAAAICAERGIATCVLLGNPDEIARVAAAQGVELGTGIEIVDPEVVRESYVARLVELRKSKGMTEAVAREQLEDNVVLGTLMLEQDEVDGLVSGAVHTTANTIRPPLQLIKTAPGSSLVSSVFFMLLPEQVYVYGDCAINPDPTAEQLAEIAIQSADSAAAFGIEPRVAMLSYSTGTSGAGSDVEKVREATRLAQEKRPDLVIDGPLQYDAAVMADVAKSKAPNSPVAGRATVFIFPDLNTGNTTYKAVQRSADLISIGPMLQGMRKPVNDLSRGALVDDIVYTIALTAIQASQQ; encoded by the coding sequence GTGTCCCGTATCATTATGCTTATTCCTACCGGAACCAGCGTCGGCCTGACCAGCGTCAGCCTCGGCGTGATCCGCGCTATGGAACGTAAAGGCGTTCGTCTGAGCGTCTTCAAACCTATCGCCCAGCCACGTACTGGCGGCGATACGCCGGACCAGACCACGACCATCGTGCGCGCTAACACCAATCTGCCGGCTGCTGAACCGCTGCGCATGAGCCACGTCGAGTCGCTGCTCTCCAGCAACCAGAAAGACGTGCTGATGGAAGAGATCATTGCTCGCTTCCATGAAAACACCAAAGATGCGGAAGTGGTGCTGGTGGAAGGCCTGGTGCCGACCCGCAAGCATCAGTTCGCCCAGTCGCTGAACTATGAAATCGCGAAGACCCTGAACGCGGAAATCGTGTTTGTGATGTCTCAGGGCACCGATACCCCGGAACAGCTGAAAGAGCGTATCGAGCTGACCCGCAGCAGCTTCGGCGGCAGCAAAAACGCCAACATCACCGGCGTTATCGTCAACAAACTGAACGCGCCAGTGGATGAGCAGGGCCGCACGCGCCCGGATCTCTCCGAGATTTTCGATGACTCCACCAAAGCGAAAATCATCAACATCGACGCGCAGCACCTGCAGGCCATCAGCCCGCTGCCGGTTCTGGGCGCGGTGCCGTGGAGCTTTGATCTGATAGCCACCCGCGCTATCGATATGGCCCGTCACCTGAACGCGACCATCGTTAACGAAGGCGATATCAAAACCCGCCGCGTGAAATCGGTGACCTTCTGCGCGCGCAGCATTCCGCATATGCTGGAACACTTCCGTCCGGGCTCCCTGCTGGTCACCTCCGCGGATCGTCCGGATGTGTTAGTGGCCGCCTGCCTTGCCGCGATGAACGGCGTGGAAATCGGCGCCATCCTGCTGACCGGCGGTTATGAAATGGACGAGCGCATCAGCAAGCTGTGCGAACGCGCTTTCGCCACCGGCCTGCCGGTATTTATGGTGAACACCAATACCTGGCAGACCTCGCTCAGCCTGCAGAGCTTCAACCTTGAAGTGCCGGCTGACGACCACGAGCGTATTGAAAAAGTGCAGGAATATGTGGCAAGCCACGTCAGCGCCGAGTGGATCGACTCCCTGACCGCCACGTCCGAGCGCAGCCGTCGTCTCTCTCCGCCGGCGTTCCGCTACCAGTTGACCGAGCTTGCGCGTAAAGCGGGCAAACGCGTCGTGCTGCCGGAAGGCGACGAGCCGCGTACCGTGAAAGCGGCGGCCATCTGCGCCGAACGCGGCATCGCGACCTGCGTGCTGCTGGGTAACCCGGATGAAATCGCGCGCGTTGCTGCCGCACAGGGCGTAGAACTGGGCACCGGCATCGAAATCGTCGATCCGGAAGTGGTGCGTGAAAGCTACGTGGCGCGTCTGGTTGAGCTGCGTAAGAGCAAAGGGATGACCGAAGCGGTCGCCCGCGAGCAGCTGGAAGATAACGTGGTGCTCGGCACGCTGATGCTGGAGCAGGACGAAGTCGACGGTCTGGTCTCCGGCGCGGTACACACCACCGCGAACACCATCCGTCCGCCGCTGCAGCTCATCAAAACGGCGCCGGGCAGCTCGCTGGTGTCTTCTGTGTTCTTCATGCTGCTGCCGGAACAGGTTTACGTTTACGGCGACTGCGCGATCAACCCGGATCCGACCGCAGAGCAGCTGGCAGAAATCGCGATTCAGTCCGCCGATTCCGCTGCCGCTTTCGGCATCGAACCGCGCGTGGCGATGCTCTCCTACTCTACCGGCACCTCCGGTGCGGGCAGCGATGTAGAAAAAGTGCGTGAAGCGACCAGACTGGCGCAGGAAAAACGCCCGGATCTGGTTATCGACGGCCCGCTGCAGTATGACGCCGCGGTTATGGCTGACGTAGCGAAATCCAAAGCGCCGAACTCACCGGTTGCCGGCCGCGCTACTGTGTTCATCTTCCCGGATCTGAACACCGGTAACACCACGTACAAAGCGGTACAGCGCTCTGCCGACCTGATCTCCATCGGGCCGATGCTGCAGGGTATGCGCAAGCCGGTTAACGACCTCTCCCGCGGCGCGCTGGTTGACGATATCGTCTATACCATCGCGCTGACGGCGATTCAGGCGTCACAGCAGTAA